A stretch of Spirosoma oryzicola DNA encodes these proteins:
- a CDS encoding SDR family NAD(P)-dependent oxidoreductase, with the protein MTAPFANLTALITGAGQGIGFAIASALAKQGANVLLNDYDETLARKAADVIQQEGYSCQPFPGDASDVSFIEQMVHEAVRLFGSVDIAIANAGITVFGDIFTTTPDAFQQIVNVNLRGSFFLAQLAARQMREQGKGGSVLFMSSVVGHQAHPGLPVYSMTKAGLEMLAKQLVIDFSPLGITINAIAPGATLTERTLDDPTYIPIWSRITPMGRPARVDDIANAALFLVSPASRHITGQSLVVDGGWTSISPPPVE; encoded by the coding sequence ATGACTGCACCATTTGCAAACCTGACCGCGCTCATCACAGGAGCCGGTCAGGGAATTGGTTTTGCCATTGCCAGTGCGCTGGCCAAACAGGGGGCCAACGTACTACTCAACGATTATGATGAAACATTGGCCCGTAAAGCGGCTGATGTTATCCAGCAGGAAGGCTACAGTTGTCAGCCATTCCCCGGCGACGCATCCGATGTGTCATTTATCGAGCAGATGGTTCATGAAGCTGTCCGGCTATTCGGCTCCGTGGACATTGCTATTGCTAACGCCGGTATAACCGTCTTTGGGGATATTTTCACGACGACTCCCGATGCCTTTCAACAGATCGTTAATGTCAATTTGCGGGGAAGTTTCTTTCTGGCGCAACTAGCAGCTCGTCAAATGCGCGAACAGGGGAAGGGGGGAAGTGTACTATTTATGTCGTCGGTGGTAGGACATCAGGCGCATCCGGGTTTGCCCGTCTACAGCATGACCAAAGCAGGGTTGGAAATGCTGGCCAAGCAACTGGTCATCGATTTTTCACCCCTCGGTATCACGATAAATGCCATAGCGCCCGGTGCTACACTAACCGAACGAACGCTGGACGATCCGACTTATATTCCCATCTGGTCACGTATCACGCCGATGGGTCGCCCGGCCAGGGTAGACGATATTGCCAATGCTGCCTTGTTCCTGGTGTCACCCGCATCGCGGCACATTACCGGTCAGAGCCTGGTCGTAGACGGCGGCTGGACGAGTATCAGTCCACCTCCTGTTGAATAA
- a CDS encoding EamA family transporter, translating to MQAVSPSISPTPNRVTLWSALLSVYILWGSTYLFIHFMTEQMPPLYMAAMRYIVAGILLYSYARLTGTPRATRVEWRSAGIIGVLLLTISNGCLTLGIQYIPTGVAALLGGMLPVFLLTLNWVSFGRQRPTNMALAGLVVGLAGIYFLIKPDKLQGTGGMHANLVGSSLVVFGNFAWAIGTLLAPRVSLPSGTISSGIQMIVGGVVLLLISLAMEPVTPWSLLVAPPKAIWSMFYLVVFGSIVGFSSYAWLARNAPPQLLSTYAFVNPVVAMLLGTFFAGEIFSSQSLIGALIALVGVVLITLGRK from the coding sequence ATGCAAGCCGTTTCCCCATCCATTTCACCAACTCCCAATCGTGTAACCCTCTGGTCTGCCTTACTTTCGGTGTATATCCTGTGGGGGTCAACGTATCTGTTCATTCATTTTATGACCGAACAGATGCCCCCACTTTACATGGCGGCAATGCGTTATATCGTAGCGGGTATTCTCTTGTATAGCTACGCGCGTTTGACCGGTACACCCCGCGCCACCCGAGTCGAATGGCGGTCGGCGGGTATTATCGGTGTCTTACTGCTGACTATTTCAAACGGCTGTCTAACGCTTGGCATTCAATATATCCCGACCGGCGTGGCCGCCTTGCTGGGTGGTATGCTCCCCGTTTTTCTGCTGACGCTTAACTGGGTATCGTTCGGTCGGCAGCGCCCGACAAACATGGCCCTGGCCGGGCTAGTGGTGGGGCTGGCTGGTATTTATTTTCTGATTAAGCCGGATAAATTACAGGGCACAGGTGGTATGCACGCGAATCTGGTTGGATCGAGCCTGGTGGTTTTTGGGAATTTTGCGTGGGCGATTGGTACCTTACTGGCTCCCCGAGTATCGCTACCGTCGGGTACCATTTCGAGTGGTATTCAAATGATTGTTGGCGGGGTGGTACTTCTGCTTATCAGCCTGGCGATGGAACCGGTTACGCCCTGGAGCCTACTGGTTGCCCCGCCCAAAGCCATCTGGTCTATGTTCTACCTGGTTGTTTTTGGTAGTATTGTTGGCTTTTCGTCCTACGCCTGGCTGGCCCGGAATGCACCTCCGCAACTGCTGTCCACCTACGCGTTCGTCAACCCCGTTGTAGCGATGCTGCTGGGTACTTTTTTCGCCGGTGAAATTTTCTCCAGCCAGTCGCTTATTGGTGCCTTAATCGCTCTGGTCGGCGTTGTGCTGATAACCCTGGGTCGTAAGTAA
- a CDS encoding leucine-rich repeat domain-containing protein, with protein sequence MNYLLTLFFGFLWASGWAQTQVVLLRDTTRLNLSVAQLEKKYSPAFARVAGQQGVFTRQGKLFTDTLNTRTQQFFDFTQRNKKRLPVQGILLQTQEFIRPDGTYELVLCSFSGRDLTNGQESKLIEILTEWYTQRPFPLKTSTGFRWSSMTSFGTIPQRRTVRRGAGIISTLEAAEKTTRPDTVTMLAFNQLELSSVPEIVYRFPRLEELDLSKNNLHELPARLTAAIPTLKRLSLLYNAIPDDSVFITSNKHLVALNLQGNKLTRIPNSVRQNRRLESLWMGNNKLKELDVKTLRSLRRLNDLNLYNAGLTQLPKGIRRLKHVRVLDLYYNKFTELPSQLGKMKRLEQLAVAHNDLKELPKSLTKLHRLQVLYAHHNRLSQLPTAFDKMTNLTVLDLGYNWFSVAPNVLAELPSLEELDLSNNNLQDLPRSLGALKRLKKLHLRSNPLSGEKVKTGPYAPLIHQLEANRTEVFY encoded by the coding sequence ATGAACTATTTGCTCACGCTATTCTTCGGTTTCCTTTGGGCGTCTGGTTGGGCGCAAACTCAGGTTGTCTTGCTACGGGACACCACACGGTTGAATCTATCGGTGGCCCAACTCGAAAAAAAGTACTCGCCCGCTTTTGCCCGAGTTGCTGGTCAGCAGGGCGTTTTTACCCGTCAGGGAAAGCTCTTTACCGACACGCTAAACACCCGAACTCAACAGTTTTTCGACTTTACTCAGCGCAACAAAAAGCGTTTGCCGGTGCAGGGCATACTGCTTCAAACGCAGGAGTTTATCCGTCCTGACGGAACCTACGAGTTGGTCCTATGCTCCTTTTCGGGCCGCGATCTGACTAACGGGCAGGAAAGCAAGCTCATAGAAATTTTAACCGAATGGTATACACAACGCCCGTTTCCTTTGAAAACGTCTACTGGCTTTCGATGGTCGAGCATGACTTCGTTTGGCACGATTCCCCAAAGGCGCACGGTTCGGCGGGGAGCGGGTATTATCAGTACCCTGGAAGCCGCCGAAAAAACAACGCGCCCCGACACCGTCACCATGCTGGCATTTAACCAGTTAGAATTATCCTCCGTGCCCGAAATCGTTTACCGGTTTCCTAGACTCGAAGAACTGGACTTATCAAAAAACAACCTGCACGAACTACCCGCGCGGCTTACGGCTGCTATTCCTACGCTTAAACGGCTGAGTTTGCTTTACAACGCCATCCCCGACGATAGTGTGTTTATTACGTCCAACAAACATCTGGTGGCATTAAACCTCCAAGGCAATAAGCTAACGCGCATTCCGAATTCAGTGCGGCAAAACCGTCGGCTTGAGAGTTTGTGGATGGGTAATAACAAGTTGAAAGAGCTAGACGTAAAAACACTGCGAAGTTTGCGCCGGCTCAACGATCTTAATTTGTACAATGCTGGACTTACTCAATTACCAAAAGGCATCCGACGCTTGAAGCACGTTCGGGTTTTAGATCTTTACTACAACAAGTTCACCGAACTACCATCGCAGCTTGGCAAGATGAAACGGTTGGAACAGTTGGCCGTTGCGCACAACGACCTTAAAGAACTACCAAAATCGCTCACGAAGCTTCATCGGTTACAGGTTCTATACGCTCATCACAACCGCCTTAGCCAGTTACCCACGGCGTTTGACAAAATGACGAACCTGACCGTTCTTGATCTGGGTTACAATTGGTTCAGCGTAGCGCCAAACGTTTTAGCGGAGTTGCCTTCGCTGGAGGAACTGGATCTGAGCAACAACAACTTGCAGGATTTACCCCGCTCACTGGGAGCGTTGAAGCGGTTGAAAAAATTGCACCTGCGCTCAAACCCACTCTCTGGCGAGAAGGTTAAAACCGGGCCTTACGCTCCACTTATTCACCAGTTGGAAGCAAACCGAACCGAAGTTTTCTATTAA
- a CDS encoding M16 family metallopeptidase translates to MSTSLTRRGQLMSRWARRATLSATLVFSSQLLSFAQTKSTTTSLPEGISKVTSVEGITEYQLKNGLRVLLFPDPSKATITVNMTYMVGSRHEGLGETGMAHLLEHMVFKGSKKHTNIPQELTEHGSWPNGTTWYDRTNYFETFSATDDNLKWALDLEADRMVNSFIKKEDLETEFTVVRNEFEMGENSPQYVLMERVLSAAYLWHNYGKSTIGSKEDIERVPVDNLKAFYQKYYQPDNAILLVAGKFDEGKTLTLIDEYFSPVPKPTRVLKQPYTVEPTQDGERTVTLKRVGDTQGVAAAYHTPAGTHPDYPVLDVLMDVLTNEPSGRLYKALVESKKAAFQYGWTPALHDPGFAYFYAEVRKENSLDSARTIMMNTLDGIASKPPTAEEVERAKTKILSGIELMFKQVDRVGLQLSEYMAAGDWRLVFLYRDAIRKVTPADVQRVATAYLKPSNRTVGLFYPDQKPDRAEIPAAPDIASLVKDYKGEQMVAAGEAFDASPANIDARTKRGQEANGLKYALLPKSTRGNSVNMRIQLRMGDEGSLANKMTTASFTASMLERGTKTRTYQQIKDELDKLKARAYVYSSGQSVVVSVETSKENLPAVLKLVTDGLRNPTFPEAEFNKLKEERLAQIESQKQEPQAIAFNVAERTMNPYPKGHVWYTKTFDEEIDEIKKLTINDVRQFYKDFYGAQNAVVSVVGAFDEPLIRTTLKNDLGKWKAAKPFTRVPTQLFADLKNKSESIQTSDKANAMFVSGLKFPMRDDDPDYPALYMANYILGDGFLNSRLATRIRQKEGVSYGVGSYIYADDNDKVANFGSYAIYNPENSERLEKAYKEEIEKLVKDGITADELKAAKTAVLQNNQVERSQDGILTRKLAQYLTKAEGRTFAYDTEYEKRIAALTPEQVNNAVKKYIDYNKLTIVKAGDFENAAKKIAEKAKTQPASSVGNGSKN, encoded by the coding sequence ATGTCCACCTCCCTTACCCGACGCGGGCAACTTATGTCCAGATGGGCGCGAAGAGCCACCCTATCGGCAACACTGGTGTTCAGCAGCCAGTTGCTTTCCTTTGCTCAGACCAAGTCAACGACCACGTCACTCCCCGAAGGGATCAGCAAAGTTACCTCCGTAGAAGGTATCACCGAATACCAGCTTAAGAATGGGTTGCGCGTACTGCTTTTCCCCGACCCGTCCAAAGCCACTATTACGGTGAACATGACGTACATGGTTGGTTCACGCCACGAGGGATTGGGTGAAACCGGCATGGCCCACCTGCTCGAACACATGGTCTTCAAAGGGTCGAAAAAGCACACCAACATTCCGCAGGAACTGACCGAACACGGCTCCTGGCCAAACGGGACAACCTGGTACGACCGCACCAATTATTTTGAGACGTTCTCGGCGACAGACGATAATCTCAAGTGGGCGCTCGACCTCGAAGCCGACCGAATGGTGAACAGCTTCATCAAAAAAGAAGATCTGGAAACCGAATTTACGGTCGTACGAAACGAATTTGAAATGGGCGAAAACTCCCCGCAGTATGTGCTGATGGAACGGGTACTGTCGGCGGCTTATCTGTGGCACAATTACGGCAAGTCAACGATTGGCTCAAAAGAAGATATCGAGCGCGTACCAGTCGACAATCTGAAAGCGTTTTATCAGAAATACTACCAGCCCGACAATGCTATTCTGCTCGTAGCGGGCAAATTCGATGAAGGCAAAACGCTGACATTGATTGACGAGTATTTCAGCCCGGTCCCGAAACCAACGCGCGTTCTTAAACAACCTTACACCGTTGAGCCAACGCAGGATGGCGAACGGACGGTTACGCTCAAACGGGTAGGCGACACCCAGGGCGTTGCCGCAGCCTACCACACACCCGCCGGAACGCACCCCGACTATCCGGTACTGGACGTGTTGATGGATGTTCTGACCAACGAGCCTTCGGGACGGCTGTATAAAGCCTTGGTCGAATCGAAAAAAGCGGCTTTTCAATACGGCTGGACACCCGCCCTGCATGATCCTGGCTTTGCGTATTTCTACGCCGAGGTGCGGAAAGAAAACTCGCTGGATTCGGCCCGAACGATTATGATGAATACCCTGGACGGTATTGCCAGCAAGCCCCCCACCGCTGAAGAAGTTGAACGCGCCAAAACAAAAATTCTGAGCGGTATCGAACTGATGTTCAAACAGGTAGACCGCGTCGGATTGCAACTCAGCGAGTACATGGCCGCTGGTGACTGGCGGCTGGTATTTCTCTACCGCGACGCCATCCGAAAAGTAACCCCGGCGGATGTGCAGCGCGTGGCTACCGCTTACCTAAAGCCTTCCAACCGAACCGTCGGCCTATTCTACCCCGACCAGAAACCCGACCGGGCCGAAATTCCGGCGGCTCCCGACATCGCAAGTCTGGTAAAAGATTACAAGGGAGAGCAGATGGTAGCGGCTGGTGAAGCCTTCGATGCGTCGCCCGCCAACATCGACGCCCGCACCAAACGCGGTCAGGAAGCCAACGGGTTGAAATACGCCTTGCTTCCCAAAAGCACACGGGGCAATTCGGTGAATATGCGCATCCAGCTCCGCATGGGTGACGAAGGCAGTCTGGCCAATAAAATGACAACGGCTAGCTTCACGGCTTCGATGCTCGAGCGGGGGACCAAAACACGAACCTACCAGCAGATAAAAGACGAATTAGACAAGCTGAAAGCCCGCGCGTATGTTTATTCCAGTGGGCAAAGCGTAGTGGTCAGCGTCGAAACGTCGAAAGAGAATTTGCCCGCCGTCTTAAAACTCGTTACCGATGGCCTGCGAAATCCTACCTTTCCCGAAGCAGAGTTTAACAAGCTAAAAGAAGAACGGCTGGCGCAGATTGAGTCACAGAAGCAGGAGCCACAGGCCATCGCATTCAATGTGGCCGAACGCACCATGAACCCATACCCGAAGGGCCACGTCTGGTACACAAAAACGTTCGATGAGGAAATCGATGAAATTAAAAAGCTGACGATCAACGATGTACGTCAATTTTACAAAGACTTCTACGGCGCTCAGAACGCCGTTGTTTCAGTCGTTGGCGCGTTCGATGAACCGTTGATACGGACAACGCTAAAGAATGATCTGGGCAAATGGAAAGCCGCTAAGCCGTTTACCCGTGTGCCAACGCAACTGTTTGCCGATCTGAAGAATAAATCGGAATCGATCCAGACCAGCGATAAAGCAAATGCGATGTTTGTCAGCGGTCTGAAATTTCCGATGCGCGACGATGATCCCGACTACCCCGCCCTCTACATGGCGAACTACATCCTCGGCGATGGGTTTCTGAACTCACGGCTCGCTACCCGCATTCGTCAGAAAGAAGGTGTTAGCTACGGCGTTGGTTCATACATTTATGCCGACGATAACGATAAAGTAGCCAACTTCGGTTCGTACGCCATTTACAATCCCGAAAACTCGGAGCGGTTGGAGAAAGCGTACAAAGAAGAAATCGAGAAACTCGTTAAAGATGGTATCACCGCCGACGAACTGAAAGCCGCCAAAACGGCTGTGCTTCAGAACAATCAGGTTGAGCGATCACAGGACGGCATCCTCACGCGCAAGTTGGCGCAGTACCTGACCAAAGCCGAAGGCCGGACCTTCGCCTACGATACAGAGTACGAAAAACGGATTGCCGCTTTGACGCCCGAGCAGGTGAACAACGCCGTGAAAAAATACATCGACTATAACAAACTCACGATTGTGAAAGCCGGTGATTTTGAAAACGCGGCTAAAAAAATCGCCGAAAAAGCGAAAACACAACCGGCTTCGTCGGTCGGTAACGGCTCGAAAAACTAA
- a CDS encoding lipid A deacylase LpxR family protein, with the protein MNVRHRWLLTLFLLTVYSCRTFCQHPYELKVTSENDNYCLQYHDGYYTNGLFVNFTYVPDRLNQRIDETRKLTKITSSYQLGQMIFTPENIKTDALDQFDRPYAGYLYAQKGMTFFYKRGHVLNVNLSVGTVGKASLAQQTQSFIHTAFDLTPPKGWRYQVSDALGVNAQVQYWHAFIPVSWRRRWFDVHGTSQATFGTTFVNASAGLLFQLGLFQKADQSSLYDARIDRKSSPGSNSAEFYVFYHPRYQYQVHNATVAGSLFESHEGAILASINPWLYRHDIGLVFAKPRWTFQVVYSFKQREAASMKHNEQYAGLSVAYRFGR; encoded by the coding sequence ATGAACGTTCGCCACAGATGGCTACTTACCCTGTTTCTGTTGACGGTGTATTCTTGCCGTACTTTTTGTCAGCATCCGTACGAGCTAAAAGTCACCTCAGAGAATGATAACTACTGCTTACAATACCACGACGGCTACTACACGAACGGCCTGTTCGTCAATTTTACTTACGTACCGGATCGGCTAAACCAGCGGATTGACGAAACGCGTAAACTCACCAAAATCACGTCTTCCTATCAACTCGGGCAGATGATTTTTACGCCCGAAAACATCAAAACCGATGCTCTCGACCAGTTCGACCGTCCGTACGCGGGTTATCTGTACGCTCAGAAAGGCATGACCTTTTTCTACAAGCGCGGCCACGTTCTGAACGTCAATCTGTCGGTGGGTACCGTCGGTAAGGCGTCTTTAGCGCAACAAACGCAGTCTTTTATCCATACAGCCTTCGATCTGACACCCCCCAAGGGCTGGCGTTATCAGGTAAGTGACGCCCTAGGTGTCAACGCACAGGTTCAGTACTGGCACGCGTTTATCCCCGTTTCGTGGCGCAGGCGATGGTTTGATGTGCACGGCACATCGCAGGCAACGTTTGGTACTACGTTTGTCAATGCCTCTGCTGGTCTTTTGTTTCAGTTGGGTCTTTTCCAGAAAGCCGATCAGTCATCACTCTACGACGCCCGCATCGACCGCAAAAGTAGCCCTGGTAGTAACTCAGCGGAATTCTATGTTTTTTACCACCCCCGGTACCAGTATCAGGTCCACAATGCGACGGTAGCAGGAAGCCTTTTTGAGTCGCACGAAGGGGCCATTCTGGCTTCGATCAACCCGTGGCTCTACCGGCACGATATTGGGCTTGTTTTCGCCAAACCCCGGTGGACGTTCCAGGTTGTTTACTCGTTCAAGCAGCGCGAAGCGGCATCGATGAAACACAACGAACAGTATGCCGGTCTATCCGTCGCGTATCGATTTGGTCGTTAG
- a CDS encoding CsbD family protein: protein MNETTIKGGWNELKGKIKQAYADLTDDDLTYEEGKEDEMWGKVQQKTGKTKDEINKTIADL, encoded by the coding sequence ATGAACGAGACAACCATAAAAGGAGGCTGGAACGAACTGAAAGGCAAAATCAAACAAGCCTATGCCGACCTTACCGACGACGATCTAACCTACGAAGAAGGCAAAGAAGACGAAATGTGGGGTAAAGTCCAGCAGAAAACGGGTAAGACCAAGGATGAAATCAATAAAACAATTGCCGATCTGTAA
- a CDS encoding flavin-containing monooxygenase: MQARSAKTLIIGAGPAGLAIAGQLAHRQQPFVVIEASDYIGFSWRNHYDRLHLHTVKEHSALPHFPFPVNFPTYVPRLQFVDYLERYADHFNIRPLFNQQVSQISRTTDGRWNVQTTTDLFEAEQVVVATGYNRLPNKPELPGQRDFRGIIWHSCEYRNGAAFRDENVLVVGMGNTGAELALDLLDYEARPFISVRGPVSILPRDLFGRPSQKTAIFLKKFPNWFCDLVTRTAQTMSVGDVSGYGLGKPAHSPSYNARRGKPPILDVGTLAQIKAGRITVVPGIERVNAKTITFTDGRERPFDAIILATGYRPALSAFFNPVVTDRILTESGYPKAMWFNESALRGLYFLGFTTPVTGVLYNLNSDSNSIARQIVENNFIPA, encoded by the coding sequence ATGCAAGCCCGTAGCGCTAAAACCTTGATTATTGGTGCCGGACCAGCTGGATTGGCCATAGCCGGGCAACTGGCTCACCGGCAACAGCCCTTTGTGGTGATCGAAGCCAGCGATTACATTGGATTTTCCTGGCGCAATCACTATGACCGGCTGCACCTGCACACGGTCAAGGAGCATTCGGCGCTGCCCCATTTTCCGTTTCCGGTCAATTTCCCAACATATGTTCCGCGTCTTCAATTCGTTGACTATCTGGAACGCTACGCCGATCATTTCAACATCCGACCGCTTTTCAATCAGCAGGTTAGTCAGATCAGCCGCACAACCGATGGGCGCTGGAACGTGCAGACTACGACCGATCTGTTTGAGGCCGAACAGGTGGTGGTAGCAACGGGCTATAATCGCTTGCCGAATAAACCAGAACTACCCGGTCAGCGCGATTTTCGAGGCATCATCTGGCACAGTTGCGAATACCGCAATGGCGCTGCTTTTCGCGATGAGAACGTACTGGTTGTAGGCATGGGAAACACGGGAGCCGAACTAGCGCTTGATTTACTGGATTACGAAGCCAGACCGTTTATTTCCGTTCGCGGCCCGGTCAGTATCCTCCCGCGCGATCTGTTTGGCAGACCGAGTCAGAAGACGGCCATTTTCCTGAAGAAATTTCCTAACTGGTTCTGCGATTTGGTGACGCGGACAGCGCAAACGATGAGCGTGGGCGATGTATCGGGCTATGGCCTGGGCAAACCCGCGCATTCGCCTTCGTACAATGCCAGGCGGGGCAAGCCCCCAATCCTTGACGTTGGCACGTTGGCACAGATCAAGGCCGGACGCATTACGGTTGTACCGGGCATCGAGCGCGTGAATGCTAAAACAATTACGTTCACGGATGGGCGCGAACGTCCATTCGATGCGATCATTCTGGCTACGGGCTACCGACCAGCGCTCTCAGCATTTTTTAATCCAGTAGTAACCGACCGTATCCTGACGGAGTCCGGATATCCTAAAGCTATGTGGTTCAATGAGTCGGCACTTCGGGGGCTTTATTTTCTTGGCTTTACGACACCTGTAACGGGGGTCCTCTACAACCTGAACAGCGACTCAAATTCCATTGCCCGACAGATTGTCGAAAACAATTTCATCCCGGCATAG
- a CDS encoding DUF2147 domain-containing protein yields MKTMRTLFAIAILFITQTAFAPKDNPDAVVGTWLNGTKKGHVQIYKQGGTYFGKLVWISEPNDPDTGKPKTDIRNTNESKRNRPLMNLPLMYNFKYDGGNVWADGKIYNPEDGKEYNCKMTLKDPNTLDVRGYLGISLIGKTQTWTRIK; encoded by the coding sequence ATGAAAACCATGCGTACGTTGTTTGCAATTGCTATTCTATTCATCACACAAACCGCCTTTGCGCCAAAAGATAATCCCGATGCAGTAGTCGGTACCTGGCTTAACGGTACGAAGAAAGGTCATGTTCAGATTTATAAGCAGGGTGGTACTTATTTTGGCAAATTAGTGTGGATCAGCGAACCGAACGATCCGGATACGGGTAAACCCAAAACAGACATCCGCAACACCAACGAATCGAAGCGAAACCGCCCGCTGATGAATCTACCGCTTATGTATAATTTTAAATACGATGGTGGCAATGTCTGGGCCGACGGCAAGATCTACAATCCGGAAGACGGTAAAGAATACAACTGCAAAATGACCCTGAAGGACCCCAACACGCTCGACGTTCGCGGTTATTTAGGCATTTCGCTGATTGGCAAAACCCAAACCTGGACACGAATCAAATAA
- a CDS encoding acyl-CoA thioesterase, translating into MFHRDPNRSYPTETETRVIVRFQDCDPLQHLNNSKYFDYYFNAREDQVATLYDFNPGQMFRELKTSWVVYQHQIAYIRPAMVSEWIRITSRLIYYNEDTLVTEFIMTDDAKTHLKNVLWMTSKYISVLTGKRIQHDPAVMEYLAATRLPNVDYPNVAFNDRIRDIKNQLFPVKSVQ; encoded by the coding sequence ATGTTTCACCGCGACCCGAACCGCAGCTACCCAACCGAAACCGAAACACGGGTAATCGTCCGTTTTCAGGACTGTGACCCGCTGCAACACCTCAACAATTCGAAGTATTTTGATTATTACTTTAATGCCCGCGAGGATCAGGTAGCCACCCTGTACGACTTCAATCCGGGTCAAATGTTTCGGGAATTAAAAACGAGCTGGGTCGTTTATCAGCACCAGATTGCGTACATCCGCCCGGCTATGGTAAGCGAATGGATTCGAATCACGTCGCGCCTTATTTACTACAATGAAGATACGCTCGTTACGGAATTCATCATGACCGACGATGCCAAAACGCACCTCAAAAATGTGCTTTGGATGACTTCGAAATACATCAGCGTATTGACCGGAAAGCGCATTCAGCACGATCCGGCTGTGATGGAATACCTGGCGGCTACCCGGTTGCCAAATGTCGATTATCCAAACGTGGCGTTCAACGACCGCATCCGGGATATTAAGAACCAGCTATTTCCGGTTAAAAGCGTTCAATAG
- a CDS encoding dicarboxylate/amino acid:cation symporter has translation MRLLNNLTVRVLIAITLGILTGYFFPDTAAKLKPLGDLFINLIKMVIAPIIFLTIVLGISNMGDLKKVGRVGGKALLYFEIVTTGALAIGLLLANLIRPGEGVQTAAVKGGDISKYTEQGAGMDWTEFFLHVIPSNAVKAFAEGDILQVLVFSILFGVGLTRMGESGKPLIQTFERLSKVFFNILGVVMVLAPLGAFGGMAFTIGKYGLSTLLPLAKLMATVYATMFLFVFVVLNLIMRYYKISLWAVLKFIKEELLIVLGTSSSESALPQIMDKLESLGCSRSVVGLVVPAGYSFNLDGTTIYLVMATIFLAQVFGVDLTLGQELTIIGILMVTSKGAAGVTGSGFIVLASTLTAIKVIPVEGLALLLGVDRFMSEARSITNIIGNTVATLFIANNEGEFDRAKYNRVIQRESENELTDYKY, from the coding sequence GTGCGTCTCTTAAACAACCTTACCGTTCGCGTCCTGATTGCCATTACGCTGGGTATTCTGACCGGCTATTTTTTTCCAGATACGGCTGCCAAGCTCAAACCGCTGGGTGATCTCTTTATCAACCTGATCAAGATGGTCATTGCGCCGATTATTTTCCTGACCATCGTGCTGGGAATTAGTAACATGGGCGATCTGAAAAAGGTCGGTCGGGTAGGGGGGAAGGCGCTGCTGTATTTTGAAATCGTTACAACGGGGGCGCTGGCAATTGGTTTACTACTGGCTAATCTGATCCGCCCCGGCGAAGGAGTCCAAACGGCTGCGGTGAAGGGCGGAGACATTAGCAAATACACCGAGCAGGGCGCGGGCATGGACTGGACCGAATTCTTTCTGCACGTCATACCGAGCAATGCCGTTAAAGCCTTTGCCGAGGGCGATATTCTGCAAGTGCTGGTCTTTTCGATCTTGTTTGGTGTTGGTCTGACGCGCATGGGCGAATCGGGCAAACCCCTGATTCAAACCTTCGAGCGGCTGTCGAAAGTGTTTTTTAATATCCTGGGCGTGGTCATGGTACTGGCTCCGCTGGGTGCGTTTGGCGGGATGGCGTTCACGATTGGCAAATATGGTCTGAGCACATTGCTGCCGCTGGCCAAGCTGATGGCTACGGTGTACGCAACCATGTTCCTGTTTGTGTTTGTCGTCCTGAACCTGATCATGCGCTACTACAAAATCAGTCTGTGGGCGGTGCTGAAATTTATCAAGGAAGAATTGCTGATCGTTCTGGGTACTTCGTCGTCGGAGTCGGCCTTGCCGCAAATCATGGATAAGCTCGAAAGTCTGGGGTGTTCGCGGTCGGTGGTTGGGCTGGTGGTTCCGGCGGGGTATTCGTTTAATCTGGACGGCACCACGATTTATCTGGTGATGGCAACGATCTTTCTGGCGCAGGTTTTCGGCGTTGATCTGACCCTCGGTCAGGAGCTGACAATCATCGGTATTCTGATGGTTACTTCCAAAGGGGCAGCGGGCGTTACGGGCAGCGGATTTATTGTGCTAGCCAGCACCCTGACAGCCATTAAAGTCATTCCGGTCGAAGGGCTGGCTCTGTTGCTCGGTGTTGACCGGTTTATGTCCGAAGCACGGTCGATTACCAACATCATCGGCAATACGGTTGCTACCCTTTTTATCGCGAATAACGAAGGCGAATTTGACCGTGCGAAATACAATCGGGTAATCCAGCGTGAGTCCGAAAACGAACTGACCGATTATAAATACTAA